A single region of the Fusarium fujikuroi IMI 58289 draft genome, chromosome FFUJ_chr05 genome encodes:
- a CDS encoding related to O-methylsterigmatocystin oxidoreductase: MASPTFIYGLVGAVVALTVYWLLRIGRRDPRMPPGPPTVPILGNMHMIPTTGLGKKFMEWSLQYGKIFSLKIGSGNIIVICDRKAVHELLDKKGSIYSDRPPNIVPLFITRGDHMTMECQSPSWREKRTVVTRNLNPKSLDEKHFRVQETEAVILMNRLLDDPSNFYSYSRLYASSVAAILAWGFRATTLDSFWYKDVSAMIEKWLGAIEPGATPPVDLIPWLWYIPGKWKSRVYKMRDHMDKVWSQARAMVDDRRARGDRRECMIDMKLDEYEKNGWPMSQHAFNNLFGELMEAGADTTANQILTLILALAKYPKFQEKARVEIDAVCGTERAPVFSDFAKMPYVNAIVKEGLRWRPTSDLGLPHTVTKDDYYDGMLIPKGSTIFVGVWAMHHDKDYYGSHDTFDPDRYLSHTKLANEYAVGPDYEKRDKSTPQ, translated from the exons ATGGCCTCCCCCACTTTCATATACGGTCTTGTAGGTGCCGTGGTCGCTCTAACGGTGTATTGGCTGCTCCGGATTGGCAGACGGGATCCTCGAATGCCTCCGGGGCCTCCTACGGTCCCGATTCTCGGCAACATGCACATGATTCCAACCACCGGCCTCGGAAAGAA GTTCATGGAATGGTCTCTGCAGTACGGCAAAATCTTCTCTCTCAAGATTGGTTCTGGCAATATCATTGTGATCTGTGACCGCAAAGCCGTCcatgagcttctcgataaGAAGGGAAGCATCTACTCAGACCGGCCTCCAAACATCGTCCCGCTCTTCATTACGAGAGGTGATCATATGACCATGGAGTGTCAGAGTCCATCTTggcgagaaaagagaacTGTTGTGACGCGCAATTTGAACCCTAAGTCTTTGGATGAGAAGCATTTCAGGGTTCAAGAGACTGA GGCTGTTATCTTGATGAACCGTCTCTTGGATGATCCTAGCAACTTCTACTCATATTCACGCCTCTACGCCTCTTCTGTGGCTGCTATTCTGGCCTGGGGCTTCCGAGCGACCACTCTGGACTCATTCTGGTACAAAGATGTCTCCGCCATGATTGAAAAG TGGCTCGGGGCGATCGAACCCGGTGCGACACCTCCCGTCGACCTAATCCCATGGCTCTGGTACATCCCCGGAAAATGGAAGTCCCGCGTCTACAAGATGCGAGATCACATGGATAAAGTCTGGAGCCAAGCACGAGCAATGGTCGATGATCGACGAGCAAGAGGTGATCGTCGAGAGTGTATGATCGATATGAAGTTGGATGAGTATGAAAAGAACGGTTGGCCCATGTCGCAGCACGCCTTCAACAACCTTTTTGGCGAGTTGATGGAAGCAGGTGCTGATACCACGGCGAACCAAATTCTcactttgatcttggctttggcgaaATATCCCAAGTTTCAGGAGAAAGCGAGAGTGGAGATTGATGCTGTTTGCGGTACGGAACGAGCGCCTGTTTTTTCGGATTTTGCGAAGATGCCTTATGTCAATGCTATCGTCAAGGAGGGTTTGCGGTGGAGGCCAAC TTCCGATCTAGGATTGCCTCATACCGTTACCAAGG ATGACTACTACGATGGAATGTTGATCCCTAAGGGAAGTACTATCTTCGTCGGAGTATGGGCTATGCATCACGACAAGGATTACTATGGCAGTCATGACACCTTCGACCCTGACCGCTATCTGTCTCATACAAAGCTAGCAAACGAATACGCAGTAGGTCCAGATTATGAGAAACGAGATAAGTCCACCCCTCAATAA